A region of the Desulfomonilaceae bacterium genome:
AGGGTGAAGCTTTGATCGGAAACACACTCATGGGCTTGACGGCGATTTTCTTAGTCGTAGCCGCAATTATTTTGGCGGTTGAAGGGTTTAAAGCATTTCGTCGTTTTAGGTCGCTGCGTGGGCAGACAGAACCGTCTAGAGCATAAAGTCATAATTTTCGGGGGGCGAACACACGGACGTGGATCGCCCTTTTTTCTATCAATCTTGGAGTATTTATAATGGCAGAAAATGAAAAGAAAAAGGGCGGCTTTTTTCAATCAATCAGAGAATTTGTATACGGTGTCGCTGCGCATGATTCAGCTCGATTCGCGCTGAAGACTCGCGCAAGCATGGAACATTTGTTCATACTCATTACCATGGGGGACATGTTGGGAGTTCCTATTCTTCCCCCCTATTATTCCTTGCGTTTGCTCCCGTATGTCGTGCCCCAGATTTCTACCTGGAAGCGACGCATGCTTAGAGAAAAGGACTTAACCGACGGCCTTGCCTAATGAGCCGCTATTTCCTCAGAAACATTAAGTCCTGAATTACGGCAATAGAGTATTTTACAACCCGTCTCCACGTGAAACGGAAAATTCTTAGGGGCGAACCTGATGTCATTAGCAAAGATATTCGAGCAGTATCCAGACAGAAGATACATCATGTTTGGAGGCAAGGGAGGCCTTGGCAAGACTACTTTTTCTGCTGCTACATCGTATTATTTGGCAAAAAAGGGCAAAAAAGTGCTCGTTTTTTCGGTCGATCCTCAAGCTTCACTCACTGATATTTTCCAAAAAGACATATTTGGTAAAGGTCCAACTGAGATCATGCCAAATCTCTACGCTCAGGAAATTGACGCAGATAAACGCGTGAAGGAGTATCAGCAGGAGATCAGACAGAAAATTATTGACATGTATGGAATGGAGAAGATTCCCGAGGAAATTGAGAGCTACATTCAGGCCGCCGCGGCTGAGCCGGCCATGGAGGAAAGCGCGATTTTTGATGAAGTCGTGGACATAGTGGTAACAGGGGGCTACGACTACTACATCTATGACCTGGTTCCTCTGGGGCACGCTCTATACTATCTGAGTATGGCTTCGGTATATGACGCATGGATAGACAAGATTACCAAGTTACGTGAGCAGATGCGTGAGTACGATCAAGTGGCGGCTGTAATGCAAAGGGAAAAAGAACTTGAAGAAGACGCCATTCTGAACGAACTCCTGTTTATTAAGGACCGGATAAACAAATCATCCAGTATATTGACAGACAAGGCCAAAACAGCTTTCTTTTTTGTCCTTACCGCGGAGCAAATGGTTATCAAGGATACGCAGAAAGCAGCCGAATTGTTTGCCAAATTTGATGTTCCTCTAAGTGGATACATAATTAACAGGGTATTACCAGCGGAACTTAAATCTGGCAATATCCCTGAATATCTAAAAAATAGATTCCAGATGCAGGAACATTACCTTGAGGTTATAGATAAAGAGTTTCGGAACCAGATCCTGGCATCTGTTCCGGAGATGGAGCGAGATGTGACCGGTTTACCAATGATCGAAAAATTGGCAAAAGCCATGTTCGGCGATTTCTAAGGGACAGGGGGTGCAATTGTGAATCACATCGTTACGAGTATGCAACAATATTTCGACCAAAAACCCCGTCTCAAATACATTTTTTTCGGTGGCAAAGGAGGAGTCGGGAAAACCGCTCTGGCGGGAGCCGCAGCGTTATGGTCCGCAAAACAGGGACGTAAAACCCTACTCGCGTCTACTAATCCAGTACATAGCCTTTCCAATCTCTTCGAGCAAAATGTTTTCGGACGTCCTGTCGTTGTTTGTGACGAAGTCAATTGTCATGCCTTTGAAATAGACACCAGAGACACCATCGAAAGATCAAAAAAAGAGATTCGGGAGAAAATTAACTGGTTTCTCAAATTCGCGGATATTACCACCAAAGCTGAAGATTTTATCGAATCGGCTACGATGAACCCCGCTTTTGAAGAATCGGCAATGTTCGAGAACATGATGGACCTTATGTTTAAGGACGAGTATGACTTCTATGTTTTCGATACGGCTCCTACAGCAAATGCCCGACGTCTCCTCGGGATGTCAAAAGTGTACGGGCTTTGGGTGGAAAAAATGCTCAAGAGTCGGGAAGAGGCTAAGTCACTTCGGGAGATGCTGTCTTTTTCCAAAAAAAAAGAAAAAGACCCTTTGCTTGATTACCTGCTTGGTTTTAAAGACCGCATGGCTCACGCCAAGGACTTGCTCACTGATGACGCTTTAACGGCTTTCTTTTTCGTTACTCTTCCTGAAAGCCTTCCTATAGCGGTCATAACAAGATTTATTAACTGGTTTTATGAATTTGGCATCCCGGTCGGCGGCGTTGTGGTTAACGGATTGATCCCCAAGGAACAGGTAAGCGAAGATTCGGCGGAATTTGTAAAAAACAGGGTTAAAATGCAGGACGAGCATATGGAACAAATATGGAAAATATTTGATGACAAAGTAAGATGTGTAATTCCGCTATTCGAGACGGAGGTCAAGGGACCCGTAATGCTTAATAGAATGGTTGACTATCTAATGCCCAAATGAGCTTCCGGAGATACAAGTCTGAACCAAAAGCCGTGAACCATTTTAGTTCCGGCTTTTTTATTTTGTAGACCGATTGACGACACTTCTACATTGAAAATGCTCTTCAGATTTCCTTTTTAATTCGTTCATCGATAAGAGATTCCAGTTTCTCTCTTTCCCATCCAACACAAATGGATTTCCTGTCTACGATGAATACGGGAAGTTTTGATGGTCGATGAATCAATTGCTTCCAAAGACCGACAGGAGATTGCGCGTCAATAATTCTGAAATGAATTCTATGTTTGTAAAGATCTTTAAGTTGTCTTATGAAATCAACCAACCTTGAATTTTCCTGTTTCCATTCCTCAGGATAATCATTGTGGCAATCCCTAACGTAGTCCTTATGAACCTTGAGTTGATGGGTAACCAGAGAGCAGGTTTTGCATTCGAAGCTAAGGGATGTGAGGGTTGGAATGATGACGTCGACCTGTATTGGATTCATAGCTTTGATCCTCTACAAAGTTTTAAAACATCGATTTTGAGACTCCGATTTTTACTTTGTCATATTTATTAATTCTTGACCTGGGATAAGACAAGAGCAGATCAAGCTTAAATGTGGTCCAGCAAGAGAACATTGAGGAACCCGGTTAAATAACGATGGATAATAATGAATTCCTGAAAACGCGAATCTTCAGGCATGTAGATGACTAGTCATTCATTGCGGTTGGATTATTGGAATTTGGGCTAGGTAAACATCGTGAAGGATAATAATTTTGCAACACCTTATTGACCGTATCCTTCAGCGCGTCAATATCATTTCCTCGTTTCTCCAGGAACGCCGCAGCCTTTTTAATTGCCTTGTGGTTGGCGTGTTCAGTCAACAGGGTGTAAACCACAATCGGTAGCATCGGTAAGGCGTCTGCCAGTTTTTCTAAACTGTCCGGCCCATCGGAATAAGGAATTTCCAAATCGCAAATAAGTAAATCGGGCGTAGGGTCTTCTATGCTTAATGCGACCATTTCTCGATCGTCTTTCGCCAATTTTACATCGTAGCCGTCCGCTACGAATTCTCGGCGCAGAAATTCTCTAACATTTTTGTTTTTGTCGGCAATGAGAATTGTGAATATACTAGGCATGGCCTTCCAATCCTTAAATGCTGACATTCATGAGAGCAATGGCCGTGCCAACGAGAACTGACTGGGTGAGGAGAACAATTGAGGGAGTAATTCTGACGTGGAAGGTTTCTTGAATCTTCTAACTACTTGGTCGTGCTGTAAATATTTCTGACAGATCGTAAAGACTTGGTTAGAGGAATACCTGTTCACATCTCAAAGAGAGGACACAAGGATTTTGCTATGTTATCCGGTGGAATTTCGCGAATAATCCTGGATCAGAGCTATCTTCAAAAACTTCCGTTGAAACGTAGCGGTCCCTTCCATCGAACCTTATGTACATTATCTCTTCTTCTGAAGCCCCTTTTCTCTTGTGGTGCAATTCGTGGCCGGATAAGCGCCAAGTTCCTTCTTCCACTGTTTCTTTTTCGCCTATTCTAGCCACTCTCTTGAAAGTCCCATCGCCATGGTATTCGAGGATCAGGGTGAACGCGTTCACTCCTTTGGCCACAAAAGGCCGACCTTTATATGATGGTAAATAGGGCTTCCCGGGCTCCTTGGTCTCATAGATTTCCCAGCGGCCTATCAATTGTGTGGAATCTTTATCCAGAACCAACTTGGAAGGGGGCTTTTCCTCTTGCGCGTAAATCGGAGGGAAAAGAATACTCATGAAGACAGCTAATAGCGCTGTCAATAGTAGGCGTACTACGGTCACCTTCTGATTCCTCTTAATTTGTTAGCCTGTAAATTTTTGAAATGAATTTCCGAGGACTACCATACCCAAAAATGTTATCACACCCCTTGGTTCCACGGCAACATGATCTTTTATCGAAGCTAAAATATCGGCTTCTGTGGTGAATCACTGGAATCTAACTTTTTGTGTTAATTTATTTGTCTGTGATAGATTTCCGTGTGTACTTTTGTATTTTCTGATTTGGGTCTTTTCTACCGTCGGGCATCTACAGGAGCTTAATTTTGATTGAGAAACCTCATTTTTGGGAGAATAGGTTCTTGGTATTGGGGGCCATATATATTTGTATGGGTTCTTCCGTTTTGTTCCTGGCAATTTCCAAGATCTGGGAATTGGCCGTTTTTTTCATAACTTATTTGCCAATTTCCGTCCCGCCAGACGTGTTGGATCGTGTTTTGAATTCAGCGCCTTCTGTTTTTACGACTTTTGTGGCTTTCGTATCTTCCCTGGCTGGTTTATTGTTTGGCGTCCAGTGGATTTTTTCCGGCCTGTCAGAGATCCTCCGAGCAAGATCGCAGACGTACCCCCCAGGAGAATTGAGCGACAAAAAATTCATTCTGGGCGCCTTAATGTCCGACGGAGGGCCATCGCTGAAGAAAATCCCTCGGATGGGAAGTTTTTGGCGGAGAAAGATTTTGGCCGGATGGTTTCCGCTCGGCGCTCATGAGGCCATCAATCTGGCGCTGCGATCTACTTTAAAAGTAGCCTTCTTTATGGGCTTGCTATGGTTGATTACAGCGCTTTTCGCTGTTGTCCCCCTTTGGGTAAACAGGACTTTTGGAGTAAAAGCGCTCCTTATAATCCCTAATATGAGCAATTTATGGATTTTGCTCAGTGCCTGGATGGTCATTAATCTCATTATAGCCTCTGGCTTTATTTCATTTTCTCGAATCAATTTAACTAGTGATAGGCGTGAATTTACGGTGTCCGGCCAGGGCGCTGTCACTTTGTTTTTGGCTTTTCTCGAAGAATTGTGCTCGCTCGCTAATCCTTCAAACGTTTCTCCGGAATCGCCTTCCCGATTTCAAGCCAAAGGAAATGCTAACGGGTATTCATTGGCCACTCTCTTTGAGAGCTATCCCAAAAAGATTAATAGGGTGTCAAATTTACTGGTTTATTTGCTGATTCCTGTTGTTATTCTTAGTATTATCGGGGCGTTTTACAAATTGATAAATATCACAGCTTTGCCGGTGAACGATTACCCCCTGTTTCTTAGCCGTCATCTACCAGAGATGGTGATAGGTATAGCGTTTTCATGTTTGCTGATATTCGGTTCTTTGCATTTCATCAGATTGATTCGAACCATTTTTGAAATAAGTCGATTTGAGTCTAACTTGATCTCTTGCCGATGTAATATTCCGGCGCCCGTTGACCTGGAAAGTTCGGGGCACGATGATGGTGTTGCGTCAAGACATGGCGCCGTTTCAGTTTTCAGCGGTTGGTCGGATTTGTCGGGACCGGAACAGGACCTAATTCGCTGGGTTAAACAACCTGAGGGGATTCGTGAGTTTACCGCTAAAATTTCTTGGGCGCGATCCCTTTCCGAATCGCCTTCTCCCTCGGGTCCCCGGTTTATGACATCGATGCGAGGAAACGACGAGTTCAACATCTTGATCGCCAAAATCCTCAATGCCCTTTCTACTGTCAGCTTTGAAATCAAGGAAAACTTGGACTCGTAAAGCGGTGGGGTGTTTATCTGATATTGAGTGAAAATCAAAAGGCAGCGTAATAGCGCTGCCTTTTAAATGATTCCTGGAAGTTGACTCTCGTTTGGAGTTAACGCCCTAATGAACTAAAGTTCAAGCCATGAATGTGAATACAAGGAATGACCCAACAATAGCTTGGCTGTTTTCACATAATCGAGTTCCTTTTTGTTCAGACCACTAGTGTCTACTTCTTCTCCATCAACAATCCTGCCAACCAGATTTTCCAGATCCATGGTTTTATCATGCGCCAGATCTACGATGACATCATCAAAACCGTCCATAATAGCTGAAGTGATTCCACATTTTTTGAGAATGCAAAGGTAGACTTGGTTCAAAATGTCTCGTAACTCGTCGGGCGATCCATTCGAGCAATTTGACAAACCGCATGTTGACTGCGAGCCCGGAGCGAGATCCGGCAACCATTGCATGAACGTTGTGCAACCCTGGAGTTCTTGTTGCTGTGAAGATACCGGGACTACAATCGGATCAAACCAGATTTTTTCAAGTCCTATCCCCTCTTCAGCAGTCTTGGTCATCATACTGTCCAGTAGTACGGCCCTTTCATTTTCGTCTCTGGGAATACCTTGCGGTCCCCACATAAGCCCAACCATTTCGCAATCGTACTTGTTTACAAGCGGCAGTTG
Encoded here:
- a CDS encoding dihydropteroate synthase, with protein sequence MIKVVAENINIMSKYTGNAMRERDPKPIQEWAVKLTERGVDLLDLNLGPARKGGSEMMQWLVRTVQEVTDLPLFLDTTNNDAVEAGLQVYKQLKGRAVINSIMATPERMALQLPLVNKYDCEMVGLMWGPQGIPRDENERAVLLDSMMTKTAEEGIGLEKIWFDPIVVPVSSQQQELQGCTTFMQWLPDLAPGSQSTCGLSNCSNGSPDELRDILNQVYLCILKKCGITSAIMDGFDDVIVDLAHDKTMDLENLVGRIVDGEEVDTSGLNKKELDYVKTAKLLLGHSLYSHSWLEL
- a CDS encoding ArsA family ATPase: MNHIVTSMQQYFDQKPRLKYIFFGGKGGVGKTALAGAAALWSAKQGRKTLLASTNPVHSLSNLFEQNVFGRPVVVCDEVNCHAFEIDTRDTIERSKKEIREKINWFLKFADITTKAEDFIESATMNPAFEESAMFENMMDLMFKDEYDFYVFDTAPTANARRLLGMSKVYGLWVEKMLKSREEAKSLREMLSFSKKKEKDPLLDYLLGFKDRMAHAKDLLTDDALTAFFFVTLPESLPIAVITRFINWFYEFGIPVGGVVVNGLIPKEQVSEDSAEFVKNRVKMQDEHMEQIWKIFDDKVRCVIPLFETEVKGPVMLNRMVDYLMPK
- a CDS encoding response regulator; translated protein: MPSIFTILIADKNKNVREFLRREFVADGYDVKLAKDDREMVALSIEDPTPDLLICDLEIPYSDGPDSLEKLADALPMLPIVVYTLLTEHANHKAIKKAAAFLEKRGNDIDALKDTVNKVLQNYYPSRCLPSPNSNNPTAMND
- a CDS encoding TRC40/GET3/ArsA family transport-energizing ATPase, with product MSLAKIFEQYPDRRYIMFGGKGGLGKTTFSAATSYYLAKKGKKVLVFSVDPQASLTDIFQKDIFGKGPTEIMPNLYAQEIDADKRVKEYQQEIRQKIIDMYGMEKIPEEIESYIQAAAAEPAMEESAIFDEVVDIVVTGGYDYYIYDLVPLGHALYYLSMASVYDAWIDKITKLREQMREYDQVAAVMQREKELEEDAILNELLFIKDRINKSSSILTDKAKTAFFFVLTAEQMVIKDTQKAAELFAKFDVPLSGYIINRVLPAELKSGNIPEYLKNRFQMQEHYLEVIDKEFRNQILASVPEMERDVTGLPMIEKLAKAMFGDF